The window ATGCTTCATTGATCAGTAGTTGCTGATCGATAGTCAGAGCTACTGCTCTGCGCACTGCAGGATCGGAAAAAGGATTTGAAGAATCCTTCACGAGAAATCCGAGAATGGTCATCTTTAGTCCAGGGCTCTGGACAACCCGCGCTTTTTTTTCACCTTCTAATCGTGGCAAATCCTCTTCTGGAGGGTGATCGATCACATCTGCCCTGTCGTTCAGTATGGCGTTTATTCGTTGATTTGGATCGGAATCTGAAACAAAGACGGCACGATTCCAGTATGGTTTGCCTTTCCAGTAATTCAGAAAGCCCTGGACAACCGTCCCGTCCCTTTGGAACTTTACAAGCTTGTAAGGACCTGTTCCATTACAGCGTTTCGATAAGTAGTTTTCTGAGTTCTTCGGAACGATGAGCACCCTTGTCATGTTATTCAGTAAAAGTGGCGCTGGCTTCTCGGTCACAATCTCAACCGTATCAGCGTCCACCACTCGCACAACACGCATTAGGGGAAGCTCCGGTCTTATCCATGATTGCGGATGTTGGGTGCCGCGGTCAATGCTATATTTCACATCTTCTGCTGTAAAAGACGATCCTTCATGAAACCGGACGTTCATTCGCAAGTCAAATCGCCAGGTATTCTCATCTGGATTCGACCACGAAATTGCAAGAACGGGCACAGCCTGATTGCTCTCGGTTGAACTTACGAGCGGCTCATAAATATTGGAAAGGAATGAAAGTGTGCTTGAATCGTCGGTCGTATGAGGATCCAGAGATGTAATAGCCGTTGATGTCAGTACTCTCAGTTCTCGTTTTTCAGGCATGCCACATCCGGATAAAAACAAGCAAATCAAAGCAAAGCAGGCCCTCAGA of the bacterium genome contains:
- a CDS encoding ABC transporter substrate-binding protein, which encodes MPEKRELRVLTSTAITSLDPHTTDDSSTLSFLSNIYEPLVSSTESNQAVPVLAISWSNPDENTWRFDLRMNVRFHEGSSFTAEDVKYSIDRGTQHPQSWIRPELPLMRVVRVVDADTVEIVTEKPAPLLLNNMTRVLIVPKNSENYLSKRCNGTGPYKLVKFQRDGTVVQGFLNYWKGKPYWNRAVFVSDSDPNQRINAILNDRADVIDHPPEEDLPRLEGEKKARVVQSPGLKMTILGFLVKDSSNPFSDPAVRRAVALTIDQQLLINEA